In the Maribacter sp. MJ134 genome, one interval contains:
- a CDS encoding methylmalonyl-CoA mutase subunit beta — protein MKQKLFTEFEEVSEKAWKQKIQYDLKGADYNDTLVWESPEGIKVKPFYHQDSMSDIVSKIPLPEHGWSIGQEIYAGNAAMANKKAIKVLENGAERVQFNIPSETIDGSVLLKNIDLKQTSVYLEMQFLSEPYIQSVLEVAKGHEDAIYFNVDIIGNLARTGNWYTSLEKDHRCLDLMLKTKAQHILSVDVSLYENAGSTMVQQLGYALAHANEYLNHIDQSGSGNQTKSLVFKVAVGGNYFFEIAKLRALRLLWVNLISVYDIKLECHIVAYPSKRNKTLYDYNVNMLRTTTECMSAVLGGANTLINMPYDALYHKSNDFGERIALNQLLLLKEESYFDKVSNASDGSYYIASLTEQLAEKSLELLKSIEKGGGFLKQLKNHTIQGKIKESANKHQERFNAQEEVLVGMNKFQNETDTIKENLELYPFVKTNARKTLLVPIIEKRLAETMEQNRLKDE, from the coding sequence ATGAAGCAAAAACTATTTACCGAATTCGAAGAAGTCTCCGAAAAGGCCTGGAAACAGAAAATCCAGTACGACCTTAAAGGGGCGGATTATAACGATACCTTGGTTTGGGAATCTCCGGAAGGGATTAAGGTAAAACCCTTTTACCACCAAGACTCCATGTCGGATATTGTTTCGAAAATACCTTTGCCTGAACATGGGTGGTCTATCGGACAGGAAATTTATGCTGGTAATGCGGCCATGGCCAATAAAAAAGCCATTAAAGTACTGGAGAACGGAGCAGAACGGGTACAGTTTAATATTCCATCGGAAACGATTGATGGTTCAGTGTTGTTGAAGAATATTGACCTAAAACAGACTTCTGTTTATTTGGAGATGCAGTTTCTTTCGGAGCCCTATATACAGTCAGTTTTGGAGGTTGCCAAGGGTCATGAAGATGCTATTTATTTTAATGTAGATATCATCGGTAATTTGGCACGAACCGGAAATTGGTACACTAGTCTAGAAAAAGACCATCGATGCTTGGATTTGATGCTGAAAACTAAAGCGCAACACATCCTAAGCGTGGATGTTTCCTTGTATGAAAATGCAGGATCTACAATGGTACAGCAATTGGGCTATGCCCTGGCACATGCCAATGAGTATTTAAACCATATAGATCAAAGTGGAAGCGGTAACCAGACAAAATCCTTGGTTTTTAAGGTAGCTGTTGGAGGCAACTATTTCTTTGAAATAGCCAAACTACGGGCGTTACGACTGCTGTGGGTAAATTTAATTTCGGTTTATGACATAAAGTTAGAATGTCATATTGTTGCCTATCCTTCTAAAAGAAATAAAACACTTTACGATTATAATGTAAACATGCTGCGGACCACCACGGAATGTATGTCCGCCGTATTAGGAGGTGCCAATACGCTTATTAATATGCCTTATGATGCGCTATATCATAAATCCAACGATTTTGGAGAGCGTATTGCCCTGAATCAATTGTTACTCTTAAAAGAGGAAAGCTATTTTGATAAAGTAAGCAACGCATCGGACGGGTCTTATTATATAGCATCTTTGACTGAGCAGCTGGCAGAAAAAAGCTTGGAACTGTTAAAGTCTATTGAGAAGGGCGGCGGATTCTTAAAACAGCTTAAAAACCACACTATCCAAGGAAAGATTAAAGAGTCTGCCAATAAACATCAGGAACGCTTTAATGCACAAGAAGAAGTTTTGGTGGGGATGAACAAATTCCAGAACGAGACGGATACCATAAAAGAAAACCTAGAGCTTTATCCTTTTGTGAAAACCAACGCAAGAAAAACGTTGCTCGTACCTATAATAGAAAAGCGTTTAGCAGAAACCATGGAACAAAATAGATTGAAGGATGAGTAG
- the accC gene encoding acetyl-CoA carboxylase biotin carboxylase subunit: MQKILVANRGEIALRVMKTIRKMGIKTVAVYSDADRNAPHVKFADEAVLLGKAPSSESYLVMEKVIAAAKQTGADGIHPGYGFLSENAVFAKLVEENGITFIGPRPHAIEIMGNKLAAKEAVKSYDIPMVPGIEEAITDKDLAKKVAKEIGFPILIKAAAGGGGKGMRVVHNLKELPEQMDRAISEAVSAFGDGAVFIEKYVGSPRHIEIQVLADTHGNVVHLFERECSVQRRHQKVVEEAPSCVLTPEIRTAMGAAAVRVAKACDYVGAGTVEFLLDENKKFYFLEMNTRLQVEHPVTELITGLDLVEQQIKIARGEALVFKQSDLTIKGHALEVRVYAEDPLENFMPSIGTLSTYKTPTGDGIRVDDGFEEGMTVPMYYDPMISKLITYGKTREEAIQLMVQAIDSYRVEGVATTLSFGKFVCEHDAFKSGDFDTHFVQHHYSPEALKAKYDNEKKIAAMVGLQLYLEQKVKLKVHRAASQDWKQNRS, encoded by the coding sequence ATGCAAAAAATACTAGTTGCTAATCGAGGTGAAATTGCGTTACGAGTCATGAAGACCATTCGTAAGATGGGGATAAAAACGGTGGCTGTATATTCGGATGCCGATCGTAATGCGCCCCATGTAAAGTTTGCCGATGAGGCGGTCTTATTAGGCAAAGCTCCTTCTTCCGAATCTTATTTAGTGATGGAGAAAGTGATAGCCGCTGCAAAACAGACTGGAGCGGATGGCATACACCCGGGATACGGATTTTTAAGTGAAAATGCCGTTTTCGCAAAGCTAGTGGAAGAGAACGGAATTACGTTTATTGGTCCCAGACCACATGCTATTGAAATCATGGGAAATAAACTAGCGGCCAAGGAAGCGGTTAAATCTTATGATATTCCTATGGTGCCAGGCATAGAAGAAGCCATTACGGATAAAGACCTGGCAAAAAAAGTGGCTAAAGAAATAGGCTTTCCTATTCTCATAAAGGCCGCGGCAGGAGGTGGTGGTAAGGGGATGCGGGTAGTTCATAACCTAAAAGAACTTCCCGAGCAAATGGATCGGGCCATTAGTGAGGCCGTTTCCGCTTTTGGGGACGGGGCCGTTTTTATAGAAAAATATGTAGGTTCTCCAAGGCATATAGAAATTCAGGTTTTAGCGGATACACACGGGAATGTAGTTCATCTTTTTGAGCGGGAATGCAGTGTGCAACGCAGGCATCAGAAAGTTGTGGAGGAAGCCCCTTCTTGCGTGTTAACGCCAGAGATTCGGACCGCGATGGGAGCAGCTGCTGTCCGTGTGGCGAAAGCATGTGATTATGTAGGCGCAGGAACGGTGGAGTTTTTACTGGACGAAAACAAAAAGTTCTATTTCTTGGAAATGAATACGCGTCTGCAAGTAGAACACCCCGTAACGGAATTGATCACCGGGTTGGATTTAGTGGAGCAGCAGATAAAAATTGCAAGGGGAGAAGCACTAGTATTTAAACAATCTGATTTAACTATAAAAGGACATGCCTTAGAAGTACGGGTATACGCAGAAGACCCGCTAGAGAATTTTATGCCGAGTATCGGTACCTTATCCACCTACAAAACACCAACTGGTGACGGGATTCGCGTAGATGACGGCTTTGAAGAGGGGATGACGGTTCCCATGTATTACGACCCTATGATCTCAAAACTGATTACCTACGGAAAAACGAGGGAAGAGGCCATACAATTAATGGTGCAGGCTATTGATAGCTACCGCGTTGAAGGCGTAGCAACCACTTTGTCTTTTGGAAAATTTGTTTGTGAGCACGATGCGTTTAAATCGGGCGATTTTGATACCCATTTTGTGCAACATCATTACAGTCCGGAAGCATTGAAGGCTAAATATGATAATGAAAAGAAAATTGCTGCTATGGTTGGTTTACAACTTTATTTGGAACAGAAAGTAAAGTTGAAAGTGCATAGGGCCGCATCCCAAGATTGGAAACAGAATAGAAGCTAA
- a CDS encoding SIMPL domain-containing protein (The SIMPL domain is named for its presence in mouse protein SIMPL (signalling molecule that associates with mouse pelle-like kinase). Bacterial member BP26, from Brucella, was shown to assemble into a channel-like structure, while YggE from E. coli has been associated with resistance to oxidative stress.): MKKVIAILILFIGIMTNAQEKRTVTSTGSAVIKRETTHYRIKTTLNMDQAYYSDPQCKSLEEFKEKYFNALRENGFDPKAFEESKMEFLTLGYQKEGTILKFETTSKEMAEILMSVRMNGITLQYQFKSVLSPERRNELRTKALADARVNAEQLCKISGGTLGAIMNISESAPRPELWSSYYDSYEELLTLSVSFQLN, encoded by the coding sequence ATGAAAAAAGTAATCGCTATTTTAATTTTATTCATTGGCATTATGACCAACGCCCAAGAAAAGAGAACCGTTACGTCTACAGGTAGCGCAGTCATCAAAAGGGAAACCACCCATTACAGAATAAAAACCACCCTTAATATGGATCAGGCTTATTATTCCGATCCACAATGCAAAAGCCTTGAAGAGTTTAAAGAAAAATACTTTAATGCGTTACGTGAAAATGGCTTTGACCCAAAGGCTTTTGAAGAATCAAAGATGGAATTCCTAACCCTAGGTTATCAAAAAGAAGGTACCATTCTAAAGTTTGAAACCACTTCTAAAGAGATGGCAGAGATATTAATGAGCGTAAGAATGAACGGAATTACGCTACAATACCAATTTAAATCCGTTCTAAGCCCTGAAAGAAGAAACGAATTGCGTACAAAAGCTTTAGCAGATGCTAGGGTCAATGCAGAGCAACTTTGCAAAATTTCAGGTGGTACCTTGGGAGCTATCATGAACATAAGCGAAAGTGCCCCTAGACCAGAGTTATGGAGTTCGTATTACGACTCCTATGAGGAATTACTAACACTAAGCGTTAGCTTTCAATTGAACTAA
- a CDS encoding response regulator: MKTYKLIIADDHKMFLDGVMSILAHKENYEVILTANNGKNVAKYVDINAKDGIDLVITDVNMPEYNGIELNKHIKENHPKIKTLVVSMLHDATTVQTLTKDNVDGYIPKNAEKDELLTAIETILNGDKYFAQSIKDVYLKGMFSNEQSLEESLSKREKEVLTLIAKEYTTQEIADELFLSKHTIESYRKNLISKLGVRNLAGLTKHAIKFGLLDT, translated from the coding sequence ATGAAAACCTATAAACTGATTATTGCAGACGACCATAAAATGTTCCTAGACGGCGTTATGAGTATCCTTGCGCACAAAGAAAATTATGAAGTAATCCTTACCGCGAACAATGGAAAGAACGTAGCTAAATATGTAGATATTAACGCAAAGGATGGTATAGACCTGGTCATCACCGACGTAAACATGCCGGAATACAACGGAATTGAACTCAATAAGCACATCAAGGAAAATCATCCTAAAATAAAGACCTTAGTTGTAAGCATGCTGCACGATGCCACCACAGTACAAACCTTAACAAAGGATAATGTGGACGGTTATATTCCAAAAAATGCCGAGAAAGATGAGTTGTTAACCGCTATAGAAACCATCTTGAACGGCGACAAATACTTTGCCCAATCTATTAAAGATGTGTACCTAAAAGGAATGTTCTCCAACGAGCAAAGCTTAGAGGAATCCTTATCTAAGAGAGAAAAGGAAGTACTTACCCTAATTGCGAAAGAATATACTACCCAAGAAATAGCAGACGAACTATTCTTAAGCAAACACACGATAGAAAGTTACCGAAAGAATCTTATCTCAAAACTAGGGGTACGCAACTTGGCCGGACTTACTAAACACGCAATTAAATTTGGCTTGTTAGATACCTAA
- a CDS encoding acetyl-CoA carboxylase biotin carboxyl carrier protein subunit: MEKYLIMVDDAEFSLSAQDVAALDIQTLTDKTYHLLDNGKAYHVELVDANFTDRTLSFLINGNTYRLSIKDNYAQLVDKMGLLSGASQKAKNIKAPMPGLIMDVLVEAGQEIEEGTPLLVLSAMKMENQILAQGAGTIKSIEVTVGDSVDKGQLIIEME; encoded by the coding sequence ATGGAAAAATACCTCATAATGGTAGACGATGCGGAGTTTAGCCTTAGTGCTCAGGATGTTGCCGCATTGGACATACAAACGCTAACGGACAAAACTTATCATCTCTTAGACAACGGGAAGGCCTATCATGTGGAGTTGGTAGATGCTAATTTCACCGATAGAACATTGAGTTTCCTGATCAACGGAAATACGTATCGGTTAAGCATAAAGGATAATTATGCCCAGTTGGTCGATAAAATGGGATTATTATCCGGAGCTTCACAAAAGGCAAAGAACATCAAAGCACCGATGCCAGGTCTTATTATGGATGTGTTGGTGGAAGCCGGACAAGAGATTGAAGAGGGTACGCCATTATTGGTCCTTTCCGCTATGAAAATGGAGAACCAAATTCTGGCCCAAGGAGCAGGCACTATTAAATCCATCGAGGTAACCGTTGGAGATAGTGTGGATAAAGGACAACTGATCATTGAAATGGAATAA
- a CDS encoding ATP-binding protein — protein MNLIFSNLLVHLKLILGVGIPQQSRHLNTGTKTEPTALLRYQCHGSFLLKCILFLCFLSPLNAQEKVNFKAFGYMPNLVQDSLYTSLNKANSTRERLPILYTIGKEHLVYGNADSVVHYAHRILAVSKSPEAFVMTKLYIAKGNELLGEGKYLNGLYDQALEAFINGLSAMATIKKDSTTQRLRLGLGKVYLQKKMLDKAEHIFLEATSNEEDSIFAAEAYLYLGRNFFEQDKYVDAIQAYHKAQELLGDETTSKLSMEIRLALAELAIKEKNYTKALPIYETILNEGLQQSYFDVYTEAVLGYGSASRALGNYQVAEMTLSMAYANAMQWNRLDLQKKIVNSLRRTYATKGDYENAYNLMTQYTALSSEIIAQQNGRAIQELEYKYQTLQKENQIYELKEEQQAKQSEIERQKTIKKAVLYGFLALLVPIFALLYVYYQKLQTQSKLNQQQEEINSQRIAGLLNEQELKLARTSLHAQQEERSRIAQQLHDSIGGNLAGIKLQMANIDDKNELQRGIMTQINETYELVREISHNLTPRKFNESAFTLLIEEYVAKLKGSSQMEITFQAHPKERINNLGEPLKVALYQIIQELFTNTIKHAEAKQVELHLTFHKTIFQLLFEDDGSGFNVNETKKGIGLYNIENKIQQWNGTLHLDSAIGRGTAVSIEIPINA, from the coding sequence ATGAATCTAATTTTCAGCAATCTACTTGTGCACCTAAAATTAATACTCGGCGTGGGAATACCTCAGCAATCAAGACATCTTAATACCGGAACAAAAACGGAACCTACCGCCTTATTGAGGTATCAATGTCATGGCTCGTTTCTTTTAAAGTGCATCCTTTTTCTCTGCTTTTTATCACCACTAAATGCTCAGGAAAAAGTTAATTTCAAGGCTTTTGGTTACATGCCTAATCTTGTTCAAGATTCTTTATACACCAGTCTAAACAAGGCAAACTCAACTAGGGAACGACTTCCTATATTATATACCATAGGCAAGGAGCATTTGGTATACGGAAATGCTGATTCTGTTGTGCACTATGCACATCGCATTCTAGCGGTCTCTAAAAGTCCGGAAGCATTTGTTATGACCAAACTTTACATCGCCAAGGGCAATGAACTTTTAGGAGAGGGTAAATATTTAAACGGTTTATACGATCAGGCTCTTGAGGCATTCATAAACGGCTTGTCCGCCATGGCAACTATTAAAAAGGACAGTACTACCCAAAGGTTGCGATTAGGTCTTGGCAAGGTATACCTGCAAAAGAAAATGTTGGATAAGGCAGAGCACATATTCCTAGAAGCCACATCTAATGAAGAAGATTCAATTTTTGCCGCAGAAGCCTATCTCTATTTAGGCCGTAATTTTTTTGAACAGGATAAATATGTAGATGCCATACAGGCATACCACAAAGCTCAAGAACTTCTTGGCGATGAAACGACATCAAAATTAAGTATGGAGATTCGCTTGGCACTTGCGGAACTGGCCATTAAAGAAAAGAACTATACTAAGGCGCTCCCCATTTACGAGACCATTTTAAACGAAGGATTACAACAAAGTTATTTTGATGTGTATACCGAAGCTGTTTTAGGCTATGGCAGTGCTTCCCGAGCTTTGGGCAACTACCAGGTTGCAGAAATGACCTTATCCATGGCCTATGCCAACGCCATGCAATGGAACAGGTTAGACCTTCAGAAAAAAATAGTGAACAGTCTACGACGAACCTACGCCACAAAGGGCGATTATGAAAATGCCTACAACTTAATGACCCAATATACTGCGCTCTCCAGTGAAATCATAGCACAACAAAACGGAAGGGCAATCCAAGAACTAGAGTATAAATATCAAACCCTTCAAAAAGAGAATCAAATCTATGAACTAAAAGAAGAGCAACAGGCGAAACAATCCGAGATCGAACGACAAAAAACCATTAAAAAAGCAGTACTATACGGCTTCTTGGCCTTGCTGGTTCCCATCTTTGCGCTACTTTACGTCTATTATCAAAAATTACAGACGCAAAGCAAGCTCAACCAACAGCAGGAAGAAATCAATTCCCAACGCATTGCAGGACTTCTCAACGAACAAGAATTGAAACTTGCCAGAACCTCCTTACATGCGCAACAAGAAGAGCGATCGCGCATTGCCCAACAATTGCATGATAGCATTGGTGGAAACCTTGCGGGCATTAAATTACAAATGGCAAACATTGATGATAAAAATGAACTGCAACGAGGCATCATGACCCAAATTAACGAAACCTATGAGCTGGTCCGTGAAATCTCCCATAATCTCACCCCCAGAAAATTCAATGAAAGTGCCTTTACCCTTTTAATCGAGGAATATGTAGCAAAACTAAAAGGTAGTTCTCAAATGGAGATTACCTTTCAGGCACATCCAAAAGAACGTATCAACAATTTAGGGGAACCCCTGAAGGTTGCCTTATATCAAATTATACAGGAACTTTTTACCAACACTATTAAACACGCCGAGGCAAAACAAGTGGAGTTACATTTGACATTTCATAAAACTATATTTCAGTTATTATTTGAGGATGATGGTTCCGGTTTTAATGTAAATGAAACCAAAAAAGGTATAGGACTCTATAATATTGAAAATAAAATTCAACAATGGAACGGCACCTTGCATTTAGATAGTGCCATAGGTCGCGGAACCGCAGTATCCATTGAAATTCCAATAAACGCATAA
- a CDS encoding carboxypeptidase-like regulatory domain-containing protein: MNIISKLFLLLAGLFLNLGIAQKPTFNERFLSDYEIVLLGEQTHGDGAVFERKLEMVKELHEKGGFNLLIFESGMYDNFKADQLYATNKEDSSIFKQSVGWLYSDTKVFQELLEYMDTHPELKIMGFDSQESSLFETYFLDDFKALCQKNAIFISTETYRTLEKTLVVKDVEAYVGNKKDSTALYSTILSIQDQLDQIPKKDIETKILIQTFKSVFSDMDFILKDLQKEKIYVQNPRDKQMAENLIFLKKTYPNEKIIGWGASYHFANRLSNFEFTSTTEKYIKKVFQDIDSIAEHNHTALQEEIDQIKELSFAVPMGQILKEEYGDKLFSLAFTSYEGTYQNFIHDNILPVPQPPINSLEYTLKKQGITEKLHFLEQNKEKTYSSVLGYIPVYAHWNTIFDGIYYIEKMTPPVYTEYGSKREQLLISTRPNMISGAVLDAETSEEIPYADVYYSDTNRSTVTDAKGAFSISSSNNTDAYLIFSAIGYKSDSIQVRNLKKKQSIGLKISKNDIVLNEAIVTAKSTPLTAEEIIKRARKNIPTNYVQTPYNQSFLFRVIDFSTKDSITHGEEALIYTYNKKGINGSNKAENGFFGEIQHIRNNSNKYDKDRWNGIGSLWVLFNRDIILSKANVLYRTPSYDVATEGIVNYEGRKVHKISFVNNSPGSYSTGFGYPAPEKSNGSIFIDTENYAVLKYEHYIIREPFVSKKSKNTNKWRHHIVQSYKKVDGNYFINLLQMSNTSDSYSPDNMFLNRYSVHEKLVSNDINTQNVTVIKRPLVDLKKEFKKHAADTFWDNKPMDFSISGSTFNTVME; encoded by the coding sequence ATGAACATAATTAGCAAACTATTTCTACTACTTGCCGGACTTTTCCTAAACCTCGGAATAGCACAAAAACCTACGTTCAACGAAAGATTTTTAAGCGATTATGAAATTGTCCTGCTGGGCGAACAAACCCATGGCGATGGCGCCGTTTTTGAAAGAAAGCTTGAAATGGTCAAGGAACTGCACGAAAAAGGCGGGTTTAACCTCTTGATTTTTGAAAGTGGCATGTACGATAATTTTAAGGCCGATCAGTTGTATGCTACGAACAAAGAGGATAGCAGTATTTTTAAACAAAGTGTGGGTTGGCTGTATTCTGACACCAAAGTATTCCAAGAACTTTTGGAGTATATGGATACGCATCCAGAATTGAAAATCATGGGATTTGACTCTCAGGAATCCAGCTTATTTGAAACGTATTTTCTCGATGATTTTAAAGCACTTTGTCAAAAGAATGCTATTTTCATTTCGACCGAAACCTACAGGACATTGGAAAAGACCTTGGTTGTAAAGGATGTAGAAGCTTATGTAGGTAACAAAAAGGATTCCACTGCCTTGTATTCTACCATACTATCCATACAGGATCAGCTAGACCAGATTCCGAAAAAGGATATAGAAACCAAAATACTGATACAAACCTTTAAAAGTGTGTTTTCGGATATGGATTTTATATTAAAAGACCTTCAGAAAGAAAAAATATACGTTCAGAACCCTAGGGACAAACAAATGGCAGAAAATCTGATTTTTCTTAAAAAAACGTATCCCAACGAAAAAATCATAGGTTGGGGTGCCAGCTATCATTTTGCCAACCGTTTAAGCAATTTTGAATTTACTAGCACAACGGAGAAGTATATTAAAAAGGTATTCCAAGATATAGATAGTATTGCGGAACACAACCATACAGCGCTACAGGAAGAAATAGACCAAATAAAGGAATTGAGTTTTGCCGTACCCATGGGGCAAATCCTAAAAGAAGAATACGGAGATAAACTATTTAGTTTGGCTTTTACCTCGTATGAAGGCACCTATCAAAATTTTATACATGATAACATTCTTCCAGTACCGCAACCACCTATCAATAGCCTTGAATACACACTAAAAAAGCAGGGGATTACAGAAAAACTCCATTTTTTGGAGCAGAACAAAGAGAAAACATATTCCTCCGTCCTAGGTTATATACCGGTATATGCTCATTGGAATACCATTTTTGATGGTATCTATTATATCGAAAAAATGACACCTCCCGTGTACACGGAATATGGTTCCAAACGGGAACAACTTTTGATCTCAACTAGACCCAATATGATTTCTGGAGCTGTCCTGGATGCCGAAACCTCAGAAGAAATTCCTTATGCAGATGTGTATTATTCGGATACGAACCGTAGCACGGTTACAGATGCCAAAGGTGCTTTTTCAATTTCCAGTTCCAACAATACTGATGCCTATTTGATCTTTTCTGCCATAGGCTACAAGAGCGATTCTATCCAAGTCCGTAATCTAAAAAAGAAACAAAGCATTGGTCTGAAAATTTCAAAGAATGATATTGTGTTAAATGAGGCAATAGTCACTGCAAAATCCACTCCTTTAACAGCGGAAGAAATCATTAAAAGAGCACGAAAAAATATACCAACGAATTATGTGCAAACACCTTATAACCAAAGTTTCCTGTTTAGGGTAATAGATTTTAGTACCAAGGATTCTATCACTCATGGAGAAGAAGCTTTAATATACACCTATAATAAAAAGGGAATTAATGGGTCTAATAAAGCTGAGAACGGTTTTTTTGGAGAAATTCAACATATTAGAAACAATTCTAACAAATATGATAAAGACCGATGGAATGGTATAGGTTCTCTATGGGTACTATTTAATCGTGATATTATTTTAAGTAAGGCAAATGTCCTTTATCGGACTCCTTCTTATGACGTTGCCACCGAAGGTATTGTGAATTACGAAGGTCGTAAGGTGCATAAAATAAGCTTTGTAAACAATTCCCCTGGATCCTATTCTACAGGCTTTGGGTATCCAGCCCCTGAAAAATCAAATGGCTCCATATTTATAGACACCGAAAATTACGCCGTTCTTAAATATGAACACTATATTATACGCGAACCATTTGTTTCAAAGAAAAGTAAGAATACGAATAAGTGGAGGCACCACATTGTACAATCTTATAAAAAGGTTGATGGCAACTATTTCATTAACCTTCTTCAAATGTCAAATACAAGTGATTCCTATTCTCCGGACAATATGTTTTTAAATAGATATAGTGTTCATGAAAAATTAGTATCGAACGATATAAATACCCAAAATGTCACTGTTATTAAAAGACCTTTGGTAGATTTAAAAAAGGAGTTCAAAAAACATGCTGCTGATACGTTTTGGGACAATAAACCGATGGACTTTAGCATCAGTGGTTCAACCTTTAATACTGTTATGGAATGA
- a CDS encoding acyl-CoA carboxylase subunit beta has product MSDKIKNLEAKLAAAKAGGGEERIKKQHAKGKLTARERIHFLMDEGSFEEMGALVTHRTTDFGMDKQKFYGDGVVTGYGTINGRQVCVFAQDFTVFGGALSETHAEKICKVMDMALKIGVPMIGLNDSGGARIQEGVRSLGGYADIFHKNVMASGVIPQISGIMGPCAGGAVYSPAITDFTLMVENSSYMFVTGPNVVKTVTNEEVTSEELGGAITHATKSGVTHLTAVNDMECIAQIKTMLSYMPQNCEELPELIPMEFGNEIRDELEHIVPENPNQPYDMRLVIKGIIDEDSFFEIHKDYAENIVVGFSRIGGRSVGVVANQPNSLAGVLDVDASKKAARFTRFCDCFNIPLLVLVDVPGFLPGTDQEWNGIITNGAKLLYALSEATVPKITVITRKAYGGAYDVMNSKHIGADMNYAWPGAEIAVMGAKGASEIIFKKEIANAADSEAKLAEKEKEYSDKFANPYSAAERGFIDEVILPKNTRRKLIKAFSLLESKVAHLPKKKHGNIPL; this is encoded by the coding sequence ATGAGCGACAAAATAAAAAATCTAGAAGCCAAATTAGCAGCTGCTAAAGCAGGCGGTGGAGAAGAACGCATCAAAAAACAACATGCCAAGGGTAAGTTAACGGCAAGAGAGCGTATCCATTTTTTAATGGACGAGGGTTCTTTTGAAGAAATGGGTGCCCTGGTTACCCATAGAACCACCGATTTTGGTATGGACAAACAGAAGTTTTACGGTGATGGAGTGGTCACGGGGTACGGAACAATCAACGGGCGACAGGTTTGTGTCTTTGCGCAGGATTTTACGGTATTTGGCGGGGCGCTTTCAGAAACGCACGCGGAGAAAATATGCAAGGTGATGGATATGGCCCTTAAAATCGGTGTGCCCATGATCGGACTCAATGATAGTGGTGGCGCCCGTATACAGGAAGGGGTACGTTCCTTGGGAGGCTATGCGGATATCTTTCATAAAAATGTGATGGCATCCGGAGTCATTCCTCAAATATCAGGAATTATGGGACCTTGTGCCGGTGGGGCGGTATACTCTCCGGCTATTACGGATTTCACTTTAATGGTAGAAAATTCCAGCTATATGTTCGTTACCGGGCCCAACGTGGTAAAAACGGTGACCAACGAGGAGGTTACTTCGGAAGAATTGGGAGGTGCAATAACCCATGCCACTAAGTCTGGCGTAACACATTTGACAGCGGTAAACGATATGGAATGTATTGCTCAAATAAAGACCATGCTATCCTACATGCCACAAAATTGTGAAGAATTACCGGAGTTAATCCCTATGGAATTCGGAAATGAGATTCGGGATGAGTTGGAACATATTGTGCCTGAAAATCCGAATCAGCCTTATGATATGCGACTGGTTATCAAAGGAATCATCGATGAAGATTCGTTCTTTGAAATCCACAAGGATTATGCAGAAAACATTGTAGTAGGTTTTTCAAGAATAGGTGGCAGAAGCGTAGGTGTTGTGGCCAACCAGCCCAATAGTCTGGCCGGTGTTTTGGATGTGGATGCCTCTAAAAAAGCTGCTCGTTTTACGCGTTTCTGTGACTGTTTTAATATTCCTTTATTGGTATTGGTAGATGTACCGGGTTTTTTACCCGGAACCGACCAAGAATGGAACGGCATTATAACCAACGGTGCTAAGTTGCTATATGCTTTGAGCGAGGCTACGGTACCAAAAATAACGGTAATTACTAGAAAGGCCTATGGCGGGGCTTATGATGTGATGAACTCCAAACACATTGGTGCGGATATGAACTATGCTTGGCCAGGTGCGGAAATTGCGGTAATGGGAGCAAAAGGAGCTAGTGAAATCATATTCAAGAAAGAAATTGCCAATGCAGCAGATTCCGAAGCGAAATTGGCTGAAAAGGAAAAGGAATATTCGGATAAATTTGCTAACCCTTATAGTGCTGCGGAAAGAGGATTTATAGATGAGGTGATTCTTCCTAAGAATACGCGTAGAAAATTGATTAAAGCATTTAGCTTGTTAGAAAGTAAGGTGGCGCATTTGCCAAAGAAAAAACATGGGAATATTCCGTTGTAA